A single Arachidicoccus sp. BS20 DNA region contains:
- a CDS encoding NAD kinase: MQAAIYGRILPEAYGNDVLSLLTELNNHQIQLCLFKTLYEQYPQITSLFPGVKIFDSAEDLPKDIDFLISLGGDGTILDTVSLVQSKNIPILGVNFGRLGFLTGTSKESFSEVLNDLLNRNYIIDKRTLLHLDASIPLFADAPFALNDFTIGKRDIDPMVQVHTFLNGEFINSYFADGLIVATPTGSTGYNMSCNGPILFPDSASFVITPIAPHHLNTRPLIVPDDSVISFEISSRSDDILCTLDARREIVSKNIQLAVRKESFTIKLIRFKENTFLSTLRNKLSWGFDKRN, from the coding sequence ATGCAAGCAGCCATTTACGGAAGAATTTTGCCCGAAGCATACGGCAATGATGTATTGTCATTGCTGACGGAATTGAATAATCATCAAATTCAATTATGCTTATTCAAAACTTTGTATGAGCAATATCCGCAAATAACTTCTTTATTTCCCGGCGTGAAAATTTTTGACTCGGCAGAAGATTTGCCTAAAGACATTGACTTTTTGATAAGCCTTGGCGGAGATGGAACTATCCTGGACACTGTTTCTTTGGTTCAAAGTAAAAACATTCCCATTCTCGGTGTGAATTTCGGCAGGTTGGGTTTTCTTACCGGCACAAGTAAAGAGAGCTTCTCAGAGGTACTGAACGATTTGCTCAACAGGAATTATATCATTGACAAAAGAACATTGTTGCACCTGGATGCAAGCATTCCCTTGTTTGCCGATGCGCCGTTTGCGCTGAACGATTTTACGATTGGCAAACGCGACATTGACCCAATGGTGCAAGTGCACACTTTCCTGAACGGAGAATTTATTAATTCATATTTTGCAGACGGTTTGATTGTAGCAACCCCGACAGGCTCAACAGGCTACAACATGAGTTGTAACGGACCAATTTTGTTTCCCGATTCTGCAAGCTTTGTCATTACACCCATTGCGCCACACCACTTGAACACAAGACCGCTGATTGTGCCCGACGACAGTGTAATTTCTTTTGAAATAAGCAGTCGCTCCGATGATATTCTTTGCACCTTAGATGCCCGGCGCGAAATTGTAAGTAAAAATATTCAGCTTGCCGTGCGAAAAGAAAGCTTTACCATAAAGCTCATCCGGTTTAAGGAAAATACTTTTCTTTCTACGCTGCGCAATAAACTTTCATGGGGATTCGATAAAAGAAATTAA
- the chrA gene encoding chromate efflux transporter, translating to MQIDNEEQAVESTAKKLGQIAVSCFKLGTIGFGGIAGMVATIENEMVVRRKWIDHKHFMDVLSTSYIIPGPNAVEIVMHCGKERSGRLGLVVAGICYIFPAMLICLLFGYFYKRYSALPDVQSFIYGIRPATTALVIGTVFRLWDKTLKNNTVLIVLCLMVFAASLYGMNEVLLILGAGLINYLVYTSKNKLNVFTGILYTPVLLEISNKFSDNKLFLIFLKIGAVLYGSGYVLFAYMDEALVRKNHWLTHQQLTDAIAVGQITPGPILSSATFAGYLINGTTGGILATAGIFLPSFFISFFLHRVLSSARKSQKLRLFLDGLSAASVSIIAVVGYHLFRLSMQDWHEAVIMGVCLALMLFWKKLSTVVIILIGSIGGFLLLKM from the coding sequence ATGCAGATAGACAATGAGGAACAAGCTGTTGAAAGCACCGCCAAAAAGTTAGGGCAGATTGCCGTTTCCTGTTTTAAATTGGGAACGATAGGCTTTGGCGGTATTGCGGGAATGGTGGCTACCATAGAAAATGAAATGGTGGTCAGGCGTAAATGGATAGACCACAAACATTTTATGGATGTATTAAGTACTTCTTACATCATACCGGGTCCGAATGCAGTTGAAATTGTGATGCACTGCGGGAAAGAACGGAGCGGTCGTTTAGGATTGGTTGTAGCGGGGATTTGCTATATATTTCCTGCTATGCTGATATGCCTGCTGTTCGGCTATTTTTACAAACGATACAGCGCCTTGCCCGACGTCCAGAGTTTTATTTACGGCATCAGACCTGCCACTACTGCATTGGTTATCGGAACGGTCTTCCGTCTTTGGGATAAGACTTTAAAAAACAACACGGTTCTTATTGTATTGTGCCTTATGGTATTCGCGGCTTCCCTGTACGGAATGAATGAAGTGCTTTTGATACTTGGCGCAGGGCTGATAAATTACCTTGTATATACGTCAAAAAACAAGCTGAATGTATTTACCGGAATACTTTACACACCCGTATTACTGGAAATCAGCAACAAATTTTCGGATAACAAGCTCTTTCTTATTTTCTTAAAAATCGGAGCCGTACTGTATGGCAGCGGTTATGTGCTTTTTGCCTATATGGATGAGGCTTTGGTGCGCAAAAACCATTGGCTGACGCATCAGCAATTGACCGATGCGATTGCCGTAGGGCAGATTACGCCGGGTCCAATATTGTCGAGTGCCACGTTTGCGGGATATCTGATTAACGGAACAACCGGGGGCATACTTGCAACCGCGGGTATTTTTCTGCCGTCGTTTTTCATTTCCTTTTTCCTGCACAGGGTACTATCATCGGCAAGGAAAAGCCAAAAGTTGCGACTCTTCCTGGATGGATTGAGTGCCGCCTCTGTTTCTATCATTGCCGTGGTCGGGTATCATTTGTTCAGGTTGTCCATGCAGGATTGGCACGAAGCCGTAATTATGGGGGTATGCCTCGCCTTAATGCTTTTTTGGAAGAAATTAAGCACTGTTGTGATTATACTGATAGGCAGTATCGGCGGTTTCCTGCTGCTTAAAATGTAA
- the miaB gene encoding tRNA (N6-isopentenyl adenosine(37)-C2)-methylthiotransferase MiaB, which produces MEALQLEKKEINEARQGEAYAPFAHDENVYKKKFYIESYGCQMNFSDSEIVASILNKEGFGATRNCEEADLIFVNTCSIREKAELTVRKRLTEFRKIKQTKPGTLVGVLGCMAERLKSKFLEEEKLVDLVVGPDAYRTLPALVEEAETGQKAVNVLLSRDETYADISPVRLNSNGVTAFISIMRGCNNMCSFCVVPFTRGRERSRDAQSIVAEAQDLFNRGFREVTLLGQNVDSYYFVNETTNEIITFAKLLELVALVNPLLRVRFSTSHPKDITEDVLHTIAKYENICNYIHLPVQSGNTRILQLMNRTYTREWYMAKVDQIKKIIPDCAISSDMIAGFCTETEEEHRDTLSIMEYSKYDYSYMFFYSERPGTLAARRFQDDVPLEIKKRRLQEIVDLQNRLSLESNQKDVGKTFKVLIEGQSKKSADAWMSRNSQNKVVIFPKRNYDFQKGSYATVKITGCSQATLFGEIV; this is translated from the coding sequence ATGGAAGCATTACAATTAGAAAAGAAAGAAATCAACGAAGCGCGGCAGGGTGAAGCTTATGCTCCTTTTGCGCACGATGAGAATGTATATAAAAAGAAATTTTATATAGAAAGTTACGGCTGTCAGATGAATTTCAGCGACAGCGAAATTGTTGCGTCTATCCTCAACAAAGAAGGTTTTGGCGCAACGCGCAACTGCGAAGAAGCCGATTTGATTTTTGTAAACACCTGCTCCATTCGTGAGAAAGCGGAGCTCACGGTGCGTAAGCGTTTGACGGAATTTCGCAAAATAAAACAAACAAAACCCGGCACACTTGTAGGCGTACTCGGCTGCATGGCCGAAAGATTAAAATCGAAATTTCTGGAGGAAGAAAAATTGGTCGATTTGGTCGTAGGACCTGATGCTTATCGCACACTTCCCGCGTTGGTCGAAGAAGCCGAAACCGGACAAAAAGCCGTAAACGTTTTATTAAGCAGAGATGAAACTTATGCCGATATTTCGCCCGTGCGATTGAACAGCAACGGCGTTACGGCATTCATTTCCATCATGCGTGGTTGCAACAATATGTGCAGCTTTTGCGTAGTTCCTTTCACGCGCGGGCGTGAACGCAGCCGCGATGCACAGTCCATTGTCGCAGAAGCACAGGACTTGTTTAATCGTGGTTTCAGAGAAGTAACTTTATTAGGGCAAAATGTGGACAGTTATTATTTTGTCAATGAAACAACGAATGAGATTATAACATTTGCAAAGTTATTAGAGTTAGTCGCTCTCGTGAATCCGTTGCTACGCGTGCGTTTCAGTACTTCGCATCCGAAAGATATTACGGAAGATGTGTTGCATACGATAGCGAAATACGAAAATATTTGCAACTACATTCATCTTCCTGTACAGAGCGGCAACACAAGAATTTTGCAATTAATGAACCGGACTTACACACGCGAATGGTATATGGCAAAGGTTGACCAAATCAAAAAAATAATTCCCGACTGTGCCATCAGCAGCGATATGATTGCGGGCTTTTGTACGGAAACGGAAGAAGAACATCGCGATACGTTGTCCATTATGGAATATAGTAAATACGATTATTCTTATATGTTTTTTTACAGTGAACGTCCCGGAACACTGGCTGCACGCAGGTTTCAGGATGATGTACCTTTGGAAATAAAAAAACGCCGCTTGCAGGAAATTGTTGATTTACAAAACCGGCTTTCCCTTGAAAGCAATCAGAAAGATGTAGGCAAAACTTTTAAAGTATTGATTGAAGGACAAAGCAAAAAAAGCGCCGACGCTTGGATGAGCCGCAATTCACAAAACAAAGTTGTGATTTTCCCGAAAAGAAATTATGATTTTCAAAAAGGTAGCTATGCAACTGTAAAAATTACAGGATGCAGCCAGGCGACACTGTTTGGAGAAATAGTTTAA
- a CDS encoding alpha-L-fucosidase — MKKTISSIIVIFLLFQNSFAQQKKEIVLLHGAHRVGKRADSLMQRWRDYGLGEFIHFGLYSILGGDWKGEHYTGASEWIRSWDKVDKAEYDSLYKQFNPTNFNAAQWAAMAKQMGARYVTITTKHHDGFCLWQSKYTHFTVANSPYKRDIIGPLVDAYNKQGIDVYLYFSIMDWSNPDWRYDLTNTGDSAAFNRFKIFTKNQLTELLTLYPSIKGLWFDGTWDKSWQKSGAFTDSLEQYLKQLHPGLIIGSRLRADDFGNRHFDANGHLMGDYEQGWERKYPATFADTHGNDWDCIMTIPENGWGYQKQWLGHWKTAYELEEILANCNSLDGNLVINFGPKGDGTFRKKETDEAKEIGDWMKLNHEAIYNVHYANWKKQDWGYYTESKDNSKVYMIVFNVPISHNLKILPAKNIQVKNATFLSDKKRLNIEKSDNGVSQIALPNETFNQPFVIVLDLTKGKTEKEEKNNHI, encoded by the coding sequence ATGAAAAAAACTATCTCAAGTATCATAGTAATCTTTCTTCTTTTTCAAAATTCTTTTGCACAACAAAAGAAAGAAATTGTCTTGTTGCATGGGGCGCATCGCGTTGGTAAAAGAGCCGATAGCTTGATGCAGCGCTGGCGCGATTACGGGCTTGGCGAGTTTATTCATTTTGGTTTATATTCCATACTCGGCGGCGATTGGAAAGGCGAGCATTATACCGGCGCATCAGAATGGATTCGCTCTTGGGATAAAGTTGATAAAGCCGAGTATGATTCTTTGTACAAGCAATTCAATCCAACGAATTTTAATGCTGCGCAATGGGCTGCGATGGCGAAACAAATGGGTGCGAGATATGTAACTATTACTACGAAACATCACGATGGATTTTGTTTATGGCAAAGTAAATACACGCATTTCACGGTTGCCAATTCGCCTTACAAAAGAGATATTATCGGTCCGCTGGTAGATGCGTACAACAAGCAAGGCATTGATGTTTACTTATATTTTTCTATCATGGATTGGAGCAATCCTGATTGGCGATATGATTTAACAAATACTGGCGATTCCGCAGCGTTCAATCGTTTCAAAATATTTACCAAAAATCAACTCACGGAATTGCTCACATTATATCCATCCATTAAGGGTTTATGGTTCGACGGAACCTGGGACAAGAGCTGGCAAAAAAGTGGCGCGTTTACCGATTCGCTGGAACAATATTTAAAACAATTGCATCCCGGTTTAATTATCGGAAGCCGCTTACGTGCAGATGATTTCGGCAACAGACATTTTGACGCAAACGGTCATCTCATGGGCGATTACGAGCAAGGCTGGGAAAGAAAATATCCGGCAACTTTTGCAGACACACACGGCAATGATTGGGATTGTATTATGACGATTCCCGAAAACGGTTGGGGCTATCAAAAGCAATGGCTCGGGCATTGGAAAACAGCGTATGAGCTGGAAGAAATTCTGGCGAATTGCAATTCATTAGATGGGAATCTGGTAATTAATTTCGGACCGAAAGGCGATGGCACTTTTCGTAAAAAAGAAACAGATGAAGCAAAAGAAATAGGCGATTGGATGAAACTTAATCATGAAGCAATCTATAATGTACATTACGCAAACTGGAAGAAACAGGATTGGGGTTATTACACCGAAAGCAAAGACAACTCAAAAGTATACATGATTGTTTTTAACGTGCCTATTTCGCATAATTTAAAAATTCTGCCGGCGAAAAATATACAGGTTAAAAACGCAACATTTTTATCCGATAAAAAAAGATTGAATATAGAAAAGTCGGATAACGGCGTATCGCAAATTGCCCTGCCAAACGAAACTTTTAATCAGCCGTTTGTAATTGTACTGGACCTAACAAAAGGTAAGACCGAAAAGGAAGAAAAGAATAATCATATATAA
- a CDS encoding AraC family transcriptional regulator: MGAKTSFSPIFESIEPTFGTSFLYKRYDEKRLNNYESLWHYHPELELVYVNSGAGKRQIGSHLSHYRNGDLILIGSNLPHCGFTGALKSDQQETVIQWKPEAFGAGFFDIPEMYNVKMLFEKAKGGIIFHGQTKRDIGAKMESIALQDSCSRLLTLLDIFREMAAATDNYTMLNASHFMLEAKVEDHDRINRVFNFVKENFKGQMSLDEMSNHINMTPTAFCKYFKKITNKTFVQFLTEYRLVHAAKLLHESNMGVSDICYECGFNNYSHFTKKFKEMSGKTPLHYRNELKFALKN, encoded by the coding sequence ATGGGAGCAAAAACTTCTTTCAGCCCGATATTTGAAAGTATAGAACCAACTTTCGGAACTTCATTTTTATATAAGCGGTACGATGAAAAGCGGCTGAATAATTATGAATCGCTTTGGCATTACCATCCGGAGTTGGAATTGGTATATGTAAACAGTGGCGCCGGCAAAAGGCAAATAGGAAGTCATCTATCTCACTATCGTAACGGCGACCTGATATTGATTGGCTCTAATCTTCCGCATTGCGGATTTACCGGCGCGCTGAAGAGCGACCAGCAGGAAACCGTAATACAATGGAAGCCCGAAGCTTTTGGCGCAGGATTTTTTGATATACCTGAAATGTACAATGTAAAAATGTTGTTTGAAAAGGCAAAAGGCGGTATTATTTTTCACGGGCAGACGAAACGCGATATTGGCGCAAAAATGGAATCGATAGCACTGCAAGACAGTTGCAGCCGGTTATTGACTTTGCTGGATATTTTCAGGGAGATGGCGGCAGCAACCGATAATTATACAATGCTGAATGCAAGTCATTTCATGCTTGAGGCAAAAGTCGAAGACCACGACAGAATTAATAGGGTATTCAATTTTGTAAAAGAAAACTTCAAAGGGCAAATGAGCCTTGATGAAATGTCTAACCATATCAATATGACGCCCACGGCATTTTGCAAGTATTTCAAAAAAATTACCAATAAAACATTTGTGCAATTTCTTACCGAATACCGTCTGGTACATGCTGCCAAATTATTACACGAAAGTAATATGGGTGTTTCGGATATTTGTTATGAGTGCGGTTTTAATAACTACAGTCATTTCACAAAAAAATTTAAAGAGATGTCCGGAAAAACGCCTTTGCATTACAGGAACGAACTGAAGTTTGCATTAAAAAATTAA
- the porG gene encoding type IX secretion system protein PorG: MIYKKYCLLLLGIFSVCNLLQAQYQSYQAKGELGIGVGSSTYFGDLNPSGKVTPIHYSAGAFYQKYFSNYIGVRLSANYIHLHASDADSKNIAYKTRNLNFSNNMLEMSLTGSFNFFNYAPGFSGHNFTPYVSLGIGTVYSNPYTFDDEGKKVYLRSLGTEGQKSTTSHDGKKYGPFAMVFPLSVGVRQALSQRINLFAEVGYRFTTTDYLDDASTTYAGASAFDAANYKGSPTQASIAKQLQDRSQNQSLGIKGWQRGNSAVKDSYLLMQIGISYNFSNCNCPGVF, from the coding sequence ATGATATATAAAAAATATTGCCTTTTGTTGTTGGGGATTTTTTCTGTTTGCAATTTGTTGCAGGCGCAATATCAAAGTTATCAGGCCAAAGGCGAATTAGGCATTGGCGTTGGCAGTTCCACTTATTTCGGCGATTTGAATCCTTCGGGCAAAGTAACACCCATACATTATTCTGCAGGCGCATTTTATCAAAAATACTTCAGCAATTATATCGGCGTAAGATTATCTGCGAATTACATTCATCTGCATGCTTCCGATGCCGACAGTAAAAATATTGCATACAAAACGCGCAACCTGAATTTCTCCAATAATATGCTGGAAATGTCGCTAACGGGCAGCTTCAACTTTTTCAATTATGCACCGGGTTTTTCCGGGCACAATTTTACTCCGTATGTTTCACTCGGCATTGGTACGGTATATTCAAATCCTTACACTTTTGATGATGAAGGGAAAAAGGTTTATTTGCGCTCGCTCGGTACGGAAGGACAAAAAAGTACAACTTCTCACGACGGAAAAAAGTATGGTCCATTTGCAATGGTGTTTCCACTTTCGGTCGGCGTGAGACAGGCTTTAAGCCAAAGAATAAATTTGTTTGCCGAAGTCGGCTACCGTTTTACAACTACAGATTATCTTGATGACGCAAGTACGACTTATGCCGGGGCAAGTGCTTTTGATGCTGCAAACTACAAAGGCTCCCCAACACAAGCCTCCATTGCAAAGCAATTGCAGGACAGAAGTCAAAATCAATCTTTAGGGATAAAAGGCTGGCAGCGTGGTAATAGCGCCGTAAAAGATAGTTATTTGCTTATGCAAATAGGCATATCTTATAACTTCAGCAACTGTAATTGTCCGGGCGTATTTTAA
- a CDS encoding sigma-54 interaction domain-containing protein — protein sequence MDLQTVKNRFNIIGNSPALNHALNVAMQVANTDLSVLIVGESGVGKEAFSQIIHSLSARKHNQFIAVNCGAIPEGTIDSELFGHEKGSFTGAVDSRKGYFETVNGGTIFLDEIGEMPLGTQARLLRVLETGEYIRVGSSKVQKTDVRVIAATNRDLYDFTQAGKFREDLYYRLSTVPIRVPALKDRKDDIVLLFRKFVTDFAEKYRKQALQLDEGAKQLLTNYPWPGNVRELKNIAEQISVLSTSTILTANELQQFLPEYNESRLPVLSSQKHTSGDFANEREILYKLFFDMKKDVTELKKMFFELLQNPSLAASMNDFTKEKLLNSFNGQNEEKSIQPYFSNTNLPTVASTNQQPVILSANRGNDIQPHEEVEETLNIMEKEKELIEKALKKHRGKRKDAAYDLGISERTLYRKLKEYDIDG from the coding sequence ATGGATTTACAAACCGTAAAAAACCGCTTTAATATTATCGGCAATTCGCCTGCGCTCAATCATGCGTTGAACGTGGCGATGCAGGTTGCTAACACCGATTTGAGCGTTTTGATTGTGGGCGAAAGCGGCGTGGGCAAAGAAGCATTTTCGCAAATCATTCATTCGCTTTCCGCACGCAAGCACAATCAGTTTATTGCCGTGAACTGCGGCGCCATCCCCGAAGGAACGATTGACAGCGAATTGTTTGGACACGAAAAAGGTTCGTTCACAGGCGCAGTTGATAGTCGCAAAGGATATTTTGAAACAGTGAACGGCGGCACTATTTTTTTAGATGAAATAGGCGAAATGCCCTTAGGCACGCAGGCGCGTTTGCTGCGCGTATTGGAAACGGGCGAATACATTCGTGTAGGTTCGTCCAAAGTGCAGAAAACCGATGTGCGCGTGATTGCTGCGACCAACCGCGATTTATATGATTTTACGCAGGCAGGGAAGTTCCGTGAAGATTTGTATTATCGTTTGAGCACAGTTCCTATCAGAGTTCCGGCGCTGAAAGACAGGAAAGACGATATTGTTTTATTGTTCAGAAAATTTGTAACGGACTTCGCCGAAAAATACAGGAAGCAGGCTTTGCAATTAGACGAAGGTGCAAAACAATTGTTGACCAATTATCCTTGGCCCGGCAATGTGCGCGAACTAAAAAATATTGCGGAGCAAATCTCCGTTTTAAGTACCTCTACAATCCTAACTGCAAATGAACTGCAACAGTTTTTGCCTGAATACAACGAAAGCCGTTTGCCCGTACTTTCTTCGCAAAAGCACACGAGTGGCGACTTTGCAAACGAAAGAGAAATTTTGTACAAGCTCTTTTTCGACATGAAAAAAGATGTAACAGAACTAAAAAAGATGTTTTTTGAATTATTGCAAAATCCATCGCTTGCCGCTTCGATGAATGATTTTACAAAAGAAAAATTGCTGAATAGTTTTAACGGACAAAACGAAGAAAAAAGCATTCAGCCATATTTTTCCAATACAAATCTGCCTACAGTTGCAAGTACAAACCAGCAACCGGTCATACTTTCGGCGAATCGCGGAAACGATATTCAGCCACACGAAGAAGTGGAAGAAACACTCAATATTATGGAGAAAGAAAAAGAGCTGATTGAAAAAGCGCTGAAAAAACATCGCGGCAAACGCAAAGATGCAGCTTATGATTTAGGCATCAGCGAGCGCACTTTGTATCGCAAGCTGAAAGAATATGACATCGACGGATAA
- a CDS encoding DUF3078 domain-containing protein, whose translation MRKFNKHLYLLFILFFALCSAHAQDNIPVRSLPSEIFVTVQKASKDTIKWRWKRGGTGNLNLSQSSQRDWAAGGDNFAMSINTYVNAFLYYRKNKNTWDNNLDFNFGYMQATSTGGRKNDDRIAVTTKYGYKIDSSGKLLASFLVNGRSQLFDGRQYFTKDSSQLISSFLSPAYGVTSAGLDYQPDNALSIFASPLTARLTVVLKESLAQKNLYGIGTHRYKVAPGAFVAINYNKEIMKNINYKANLNLFSDYTHNAQDVDMDMSNYINFKINKYISATYSLNLMYDDDIKLFGPNSNSPGLQLQSQIGIGFSMPFKTGYTRISM comes from the coding sequence TTGAGAAAATTTAATAAGCATTTATATTTATTGTTTATTCTGTTCTTTGCATTGTGCTCTGCACATGCGCAGGACAATATTCCGGTTCGTTCGCTTCCTTCAGAAATTTTTGTTACGGTTCAGAAAGCATCAAAGGATACTATCAAATGGCGTTGGAAACGTGGCGGAACGGGCAATCTCAATTTGTCGCAAAGTTCGCAGAGAGACTGGGCGGCAGGCGGCGATAATTTTGCCATGTCCATCAATACATACGTCAATGCTTTTCTGTATTACCGGAAAAATAAAAACACCTGGGATAATAATCTCGATTTCAATTTCGGTTATATGCAGGCAACTTCTACCGGTGGCAGGAAAAACGACGACAGGATTGCGGTCACTACCAAATACGGCTACAAAATAGACAGTTCGGGAAAATTACTTGCCTCCTTTTTGGTCAATGGCAGGTCGCAGCTTTTTGACGGACGACAATATTTTACCAAAGACAGTTCGCAGTTAATATCTTCATTTCTTTCTCCGGCATACGGCGTTACATCTGCAGGTTTGGACTATCAGCCGGATAATGCACTTTCTATTTTTGCATCTCCTTTGACAGCGAGACTTACCGTTGTGCTTAAAGAAAGTCTGGCGCAGAAAAATTTATACGGCATTGGCACGCACCGCTATAAGGTGGCGCCGGGCGCTTTCGTTGCCATTAATTACAACAAGGAGATTATGAAGAATATTAATTATAAAGCCAATCTTAACTTATTCTCCGACTACACCCACAACGCGCAGGATGTGGATATGGATATGAGTAATTATATCAATTTCAAAATCAATAAATATATATCTGCAACATATAGCCTCAACCTGATGTATGATGATGATATAAAACTCTTCGGTCCAAACAGCAACAGTCCCGGTTTGCAATTGCAAAGCCAAATCGGAATAGGATTTTCCATGCCGTTTAAAACAGGCTACACAAGAATCAGCATGTAA